One Lepisosteus oculatus isolate fLepOcu1 chromosome 13, fLepOcu1.hap2, whole genome shotgun sequence genomic region harbors:
- the foxl2a gene encoding forkhead box protein L2a: protein MALMVHDTNTAKEKERPKDEPIQDKSSEKADPSQKPPYSYVALIAMAIRESSEKRLTLSGIYQYIISKFPFYEKNKKGWQNSIRHNLSLNECFIKVPREGGGERKGNYWTLDPACEDMFEKGNYRRRRRMKRPFRPPPTHFQPGKSLFGDGYGYLSPPKYLQSSFMNNSWSLGQPPTPMPYSSCQMASGNVSPVNVKGLSAPSSYNPYSRVQSMALPSMVNSYNGMSHHHHPHAHHPQQLSPPTPAPPPASSANGAGLQFACSRQPAELSMMHCSYWDHESKHSALHTRIDI from the coding sequence ATGGCTTTGATGGTTCATGACACCAACACGGCCAAGGAGAAGGAACGACCCAAAGACGAACCGATCCAGGATAAGAGTTCGGAGAAGGCAGACCCGTCTCAGAAACCCCCTTATTCGTACGTGGCTCTTATTGCCATGGCTATCCGAGAAAGCTCAGAGAAGAGGCTCACTTTATCCGGCATCTACCAGTACATCATCAGCAAGTTCCCTTTCTACGAAAAGAACAAGAAGGGCTGGCAGAACAGTATTCGCCACAACCTGAGCCTCAACGAGTGCTTCATAAAAGTGCCCAGGGAGGGAGGGGGCGAGAGGAAAGGGAATTACTGGACTCTGGACCCCGCTTGTGAAGACATGTTCGAAAAGGGTAACTacaggaggagaaggaggatgAAGAGGCCTTTCAGACCCCCTCCGACACATTTTCAACCTGGAAAATCACTGTTCGGAGATGGATATGGTTATCTCTCCCCACCGAAGTACTTGCAGTCCAGTTTTATGAACAACTCATGGTCGCTTGGGCAGCCTCCCACTCCCATGCCTTACAGTTCGTGCCAGATGGCCAGTGGCAACGTGAGCCCTGTCAATGTGAAAGGACTATCGGCGCCGTCCTCTTATAATCCTTACTCCCGGGTCCAAAGCATGGCTTTACCCAGCATGGTAAATTCGTACAACGGGATGAGCCATCATCACCATCCGCACGCTCACCACCCGCAACAGCTGAGTCCGCCGACTCCAGCGCCTCCCCCGGCTTCTTCGGCAAACGGAGCCGGCCTTCAGTTCGCCTGCTCCCGTCAGCCTGCAGAGCTTTCTATGATGCACTGTTCGTATTGGGATCACGAGAGCAAACACTCCGCATTGCATACAAGAATAGACATTTGA